Proteins encoded by one window of Porphyrobacter sp. YT40:
- a CDS encoding alpha/beta hydrolase — MTERHDFASFDGTRLAYHTEGEGRPVILLHGLFSSSQMNWIKWGHGVRLAAAGFRAIMLDFRVHGDSEAPRGPSAYPRGVLVRDAAALAEHLALEPGGFDLVGFSLGARTAIHAVAHGILEPRRLALCGMGVAGLAGWERRADFFKRVIDEFDTIRPGDPAFTARTFLKSQGIDRIAARLLLDAMDDFDLALLANVTMPVAAICGDADDDNGSASELAALLPDARYIEVPGTHMNSVTRPELGEAIVGFLAA, encoded by the coding sequence ATGACCGAGAGACACGATTTCGCCAGCTTCGACGGCACCCGGCTCGCCTATCATACCGAGGGCGAGGGGCGTCCGGTGATTCTGCTCCACGGGCTGTTTTCCTCCTCGCAGATGAACTGGATCAAATGGGGCCACGGCGTGCGGCTCGCGGCGGCGGGATTTCGGGCGATCATGCTCGATTTCCGTGTCCACGGGGACAGCGAGGCGCCGCGCGGGCCAAGTGCCTATCCCCGCGGCGTGCTGGTGCGCGATGCCGCCGCGCTGGCCGAGCATCTAGCGCTGGAGCCAGGCGGCTTCGACCTCGTCGGCTTCTCGCTCGGCGCGCGCACCGCGATCCATGCGGTCGCCCACGGCATTCTCGAACCGCGCCGGTTGGCGCTGTGCGGCATGGGCGTGGCTGGACTTGCCGGGTGGGAGCGGCGCGCGGATTTCTTCAAGCGCGTGATCGACGAATTCGACACCATCCGTCCCGGCGACCCGGCCTTTACCGCGCGCACTTTCCTGAAATCGCAGGGGATCGACCGGATCGCCGCGCGGCTGCTGCTCGATGCGATGGACGATTTCGACCTCGCGCTTCTCGCCAATGTCACCATGCCGGTCGCGGCGATCTGCGGCGATGCGGATGATGACAATGGCTCGGCGAGCGAGCTTGCCGCGCTGCTCCCGGATGCGCGCTATATCGAGGTGCCCGGCACGCATATGAACAGCGTGACGCGGCCCGAACTGGGCGAGGCGATCGTCGGCTTCCTCGCAGCTTGA